A stretch of Henckelia pumila isolate YLH828 chromosome 4, ASM3356847v2, whole genome shotgun sequence DNA encodes these proteins:
- the LOC140861445 gene encoding uncharacterized protein, protein MNYSDQVGRDEQKTFAEDPFDMVHAAYDSYAENPNQFHKLLEDAEKPLFPGCTKFTKLSALVKLYNLKAKYSWSDKSFTDLLSLFGEMLPDDNELPSSLYDAKKSLCALGMNYVKIHVCPNDCILYRKEYEGFSNCPICRMSRWKLGKNSMINEGVPAKVLWYFPPIPRFQRLFRNKEICKELTWHADKRIRDGHLRHPADAPAWKVVDHKWPDFAAEPRNLRLALSADGINPHCLMSSAYSCWLVVMITYNLPPWLCMKRKFMMLTLLISGPKQSGNDIDVYLAPLIDDLKKLWDIGVEAYDACREESFSLRVVLLWTINDFPAYGNLSGCVVKGYHACPVCGEETCSTRLKHSRKMSYTGHRRFLPPSHPYRRQKKAFNGNQELNPAPKPLTGHEILDRVERINYRPGKVSGKCQMQHGDKISCWKKKSIFFELEYWKHLHVRHVLDVMHIEKNVCESLVGTLLDIPGKSKDGVAARLDLVEMNLRTDLAPKMGDKRTFLPAACYTLSKAEKRKLCNSLSETKVPIGYSSNVKNLVSMKDLKLVGLKSHDYHTLMQQLLPVAIRGVLPKHVRDAITRFCGFFNVLCNKVIDVSELDALQREIVTVLCLLEKYFPPSFFDIMIHLTVHLVREVKLCGPVWYRQMYPFERFMKTLKDYVRNRNRPEGCIAECYIAEEAVEFCSDYMSNVHTIGIPSRHRQIQLTKPLSGSVLHSTCHDELNQAHRYVLENDVDVDPYIE, encoded by the coding sequence ATGAATTACAGTGATCAAGTAGGGCGAGATGAACAAAAAACTTTTGCTGAGGACCCTTTTGATATGGTACATGCAGCATACGACAGTTATGCTGAAAATCCAAACCAATTCCATAAGCTACTTGAAGATGCCGAGAAACCTTTGTTTCCTGGATGTACTAAATTTACAAAGTTATCAGCACTTGTGAAATTGTATAACTTGAAGGCAAAATATAGTTGGAGTGATAAAAGTTTCACAGACTTACTTAGTTTGTTCGGAGAAATGCTTCCAGATGACAATGAATTGCCTTCATCTTTGTATGATGCAAAGAAAAGCTTGTGTGCATTAgggatgaattatgtgaaaattCATGTTTGTCCGAATGATTGTATCTTATACCGGAAGGAGTATGAGGGTTTTTCCAATTGCCCTATTTGTAGGATGTCAAGGTGGAAGTTGGGTAAAAATTCTATGATAAATGAAGGAGTTCCTGCAAAGGTCCTTTGGTACTTCCCACCTATTCCAAGAtttcaaagattgtttcggaaCAAGGAGATATGCAAGGAGTTAACTTGgcatgctgataaaagaattCGTGATGGACACTTGCGTCATCCGGCCGATGCGCCCGCTTGGAAAGTAGTTGATCACAAGTGGCCAGATTTTGCTGCTGAACCTAGAAATCTTAGATTGGCCTTATCAGCAGATGGGATCAATCCTCATTGTTTGATGAGTTCTGCATATAGTTGTTGGCTAGTTGTGATGATAACTTATAATCTTCCTCCATGGTTGTGTATGAAGAGAAAGTTTATGATGCTCACTTTGTTGATTTCTGGTCCTAAACAGTCGGGAAATGATATTGACGTTTACTTAGCACCTTTGATTGAtgacttaaaaaaattatgggaTATAGGTGTTGAGGCATATGATGCATGTCGAGAAGAAAGTTTCTCACTTAGAGTTGTCTTACTATGGACAATCAATGATTTTCCTGCATATGGGAACTTGTCAGGTTGTGTTGTGAAAGGATATCATGCATGTCCTGTTTGTGGGGAAGAAACATGTTCTACAAGGTTGAAGCATAGTAGAAAAATGTCATACACAGGCCATAGAAGATTTCTTCCTCCAAGTCATCCTTATCGAAGGCAGAAAAAAGCATTTAATGGGAACCAAGAGTTAAACCCCGCACCGAAACCATTAACTGGGCATGAAATTTTAGatagagttgaaagaattaatTATCGCCCGGGAAAAGTGAGTGGGAAGTGTCAGATGCAGCATGGTGATAAAATATCTTGCTGGAAAAAGAAATCTATAttctttgagcttgagtatTGGAAACATCTACATGTTCGGCATGTTCTTGATGTGATGCACATTGAAAAAAATGTTTGTGAAAGTTTGGTCGGTACGTTACTTGACATTCCTGGAAAATCAAAGGACGGGGTAGCAGCAAGACTAGATCTTGTGGAGATGAATTTGAGGACTGATTTGGCACCAAAGATGGGGGATAAGAGAACTTTTTTACCAGCAGCATGTTATACTCTAAGTAAGGCTGAGAAAAGAAAACTTTGCAATTCTTTGTCTGAAACAAAGGTCCCTATAGGTTATTCATCCAATGTTAAAAATCTTGTGTCGATGAAAGACTTGAAACTTGTTGGCCTTAAATCACACGACTATCACACTTTGATGCAACAATTGCTTCCAGTCGCCATCCGTGGTGTCTTGCCTAAACATGTTAGAGATGCTATCACTCGGTTTTGTGGCTTCTTCAATGTGTTATGTAATAAAGTGATAGATGTCTCAGAGTTGGATGCTCTGCAAAGAGAGATTGTGACAGTATTGTGTttgcttgaaaaatattttccccCATCCTTTTTTGATATAATGATTCATTTAACTGTTCATCTTGTTCGGGAGGTCAAATTGTGTGGACCGGTTTGGTATAGGCAAATGTACCCATTTGAAAGATTCATGAAGACCTTGAAAGACTATGTGCGAAATCGCAATCGTCCTGAAGGGTGTATAGCCGAATGTTATATTGCTGAAGAGGCTGTGGAATTTTGCTCGGATTACATGTCTAATGTGCATACAATTGGGATCCCGTCAAGACATCGGCAAATACAACTTACTAAGCCTCTGTCTGGTTCAGTATTGCACTCTACTTGTCATGATGAGTTGAATCAAGCACATCGTTATGTATTGGAAAATGATGTTGACGTCGATCCTTATATCGAGTAA